Proteins co-encoded in one Kribbella qitaiheensis genomic window:
- a CDS encoding acyl-CoA dehydrogenase family protein, whose amino-acid sequence MVDFSLSEEQQAIRETTREFVRRELMPLENEVLRREREGLPGVEPEQIRDLRLKAKSFGFWGLSTPEEYGGMDLSAVDQALITSELGRTFVPFSFGGEADNILFESNEEQRKEYLLPTISGERKSCFAITEPGAGSDTRAIRTTARRDGDDWVIRGEKTFITGGNEADFAIVIAVTDADKGSKGGFTAFLVDRDRGWTSDPIVTMGQAVPATLNFDDVRVPGDHVLGEIGQGYELAMRWIMKGRFIIPARGIGACERLLQLAIEHATTRRTFGNAIGDNQAIQWMIADSEVELEAARWLVLYAAWTVDQGRHPQHDSAIAKLYGTNTVNRVADRVLQIHGGMGYTKELPIERWFREVRLWRIFEGTDEMQRLIISRDLLRGYRKPGAHFS is encoded by the coding sequence ATGGTCGACTTCTCGCTCAGTGAGGAACAGCAGGCGATCCGGGAGACGACGCGCGAGTTCGTCCGCCGGGAACTGATGCCACTGGAGAACGAAGTACTGCGGCGGGAACGCGAAGGCCTTCCGGGCGTCGAGCCGGAGCAGATCCGGGACCTGCGATTGAAGGCGAAGTCGTTCGGGTTCTGGGGTCTGAGTACGCCGGAGGAGTACGGCGGGATGGATCTGTCGGCCGTCGACCAGGCGCTGATCACGAGCGAGCTCGGCCGGACTTTCGTACCGTTCTCGTTCGGAGGCGAGGCCGACAACATCCTCTTCGAGAGCAACGAGGAGCAGCGCAAGGAGTACCTGCTCCCGACCATCTCCGGCGAGCGCAAGTCCTGCTTCGCGATCACGGAACCGGGCGCCGGCTCGGACACCCGCGCCATCCGTACGACGGCCCGCCGCGACGGCGACGACTGGGTGATCCGCGGCGAGAAGACCTTCATCACCGGCGGGAACGAGGCCGATTTCGCGATCGTCATCGCGGTCACCGACGCCGACAAGGGCTCGAAGGGCGGCTTCACCGCGTTCCTGGTCGATCGGGATCGCGGCTGGACCTCGGACCCGATCGTCACGATGGGCCAGGCAGTTCCCGCGACGCTGAACTTCGACGACGTACGGGTGCCCGGCGACCATGTGCTCGGCGAGATCGGCCAGGGCTACGAGCTGGCGATGCGATGGATCATGAAGGGCCGGTTCATCATCCCGGCGCGCGGGATCGGCGCCTGTGAACGCCTGCTGCAGTTGGCGATCGAGCATGCGACGACGCGGCGTACCTTCGGCAACGCGATCGGCGACAACCAGGCGATCCAGTGGATGATCGCGGACTCCGAGGTCGAACTGGAAGCGGCTCGCTGGCTCGTCCTGTACGCCGCGTGGACGGTGGATCAGGGTCGGCATCCCCAGCACGACAGTGCGATCGCCAAGCTCTACGGCACCAACACCGTGAACCGGGTGGCGGACCGGGTGCTGCAGATCCATGGCGGCATGGGCTACACCAAGGAGTTGCCGATCGAGCGCTGGTTCCGTGAGGTCAGGCTCTGGCGCATCTTCGAGGGCACCGACGAGATGCAGCGGTTGATCATCTCCCGCGACCTGCTCCGCGGTTACCGGAAGCCGGGCGCTCACTTCAGCTGA
- a CDS encoding SRPBCC family protein, with amino-acid sequence MEQAVSHIPADPAAIRHALLDALSLPEWNEAFLSVDGPADATVGVRYVLRVRPGLTGHLEYTAIETDRIDVSWQVPGFHETGSWILGPGNSVTHSFEHSGPLSAVLRPAYRGIAAVRLDRLANRIAQLSRAA; translated from the coding sequence ATGGAACAAGCCGTTTCGCACATCCCCGCCGACCCGGCCGCGATCCGTCACGCGTTGCTGGACGCACTCTCGCTGCCGGAGTGGAACGAGGCATTCCTCTCCGTCGACGGTCCGGCCGATGCGACCGTCGGGGTGCGCTACGTACTCCGGGTCCGGCCGGGGTTGACCGGGCATCTCGAGTACACAGCGATCGAGACCGACCGGATCGACGTGAGCTGGCAGGTCCCGGGCTTCCACGAGACGGGCAGCTGGATCCTCGGCCCGGGCAACTCGGTCACGCATTCCTTCGAGCACTCCGGCCCGCTGTCCGCCGTACTGCGTCCCGCCTACCGAGGCATCGCCGCAGTACGGCTGGACCGGTTGGCCAACAGGATCGCGCAACTCAGCCGAGCCGCCTGA
- a CDS encoding MarR family winged helix-turn-helix transcriptional regulator — MKVAEELRYLVLAIQREGNRLLAAELKPLGITPSQGEVLRVLRDHGPLTLNALGGLLVCETGNSPSRLVDRLVAQGLIHRDIDKDDRRYLALSLTKQGRALCRRIVAAEEVLHKTIDRLVAGQRADATLHTLRAVAGGFPAGEALARRRATEQEK; from the coding sequence ATGAAGGTCGCGGAAGAGCTGCGGTACTTGGTGCTGGCGATCCAGCGCGAGGGCAACCGCCTGCTCGCCGCCGAGCTCAAGCCGCTCGGGATCACCCCGTCACAAGGCGAAGTGCTGCGCGTCCTCCGCGACCACGGCCCGCTCACGCTGAACGCCCTCGGCGGACTGCTGGTGTGCGAGACCGGCAACAGTCCCAGCCGCCTCGTGGACCGCCTGGTCGCGCAGGGGCTGATCCACCGCGACATCGACAAGGACGACCGCCGCTACCTCGCCCTGAGCCTCACCAAGCAGGGCAGGGCGCTGTGCCGCCGCATCGTGGCTGCCGAAGAGGTCCTGCACAAGACGATCGACCGACTCGTCGCCGGCCAACGCGCCGACGCGACCCTCCACACGCTGCGAGCTGTCGCCGGGGGCTTTCCCGCCGGCGAAGCACTGGCTCGCCGGCGCGCTACCGAACAGGAGAAGTAG